Proteins found in one Ischnura elegans chromosome 11, ioIscEleg1.1, whole genome shotgun sequence genomic segment:
- the LOC124167842 gene encoding uncharacterized protein LOC124167842 yields the protein MVLLRSARFIHRTVANIPNLTKDHTIPGHVALLQGPLFRHIHVLRPIPGFELSTNDKGISLEKQGQQETSKENRLRLVHESKSRPPLVVLLPWLMSKPKHIKKFSSYYLGHGFDVLSVRTTPGQTLWPLKGSQVVAADIVSFLELNPQYNQLVIHGFSVGGYIWGEVLVRLTDLGIARGSPSPSPYDALAARIKGCIWDSACEFTELPRGVSKALFPNQNMLQNALESYAKYHMKVFYEKATQHHIRASQLFHSAAIRSPALLLFSKSDPIGTATANIALYKEWKDLGMQVYTKCWEKSAHVAHYLNHPHEYIAEVTSFLQKIRLIPDEEKNQEKVKVKNV from the exons ATGGTGCTCCTGCGATCAGCTCGCTTCATTCATCGCACTGTCGCTAATATTCCAAACTTAACCAAG GACCATACCATTCCTGGGCATGTGGCTCTACTACAGGGACCATTATTTCGCCATATTCATGTCCTTCGTCCAATTCCTGGGTTTGAGCTTTCAACAAATGACAAAGGCATTAGCTTAGAGAAGCAAGGACAGCAGGAGACAAGCAAAGAAAATAGGCTGAGGCTGGTCCACGAGTCAAAGTCCCGTCCCCCACTAGTTGTACTCCTACCATGGCTTATGAGCAAACCTAAGCACATTAAAAAGTTCTCTAGCTATTATTTAGGCCATGGATTTGATGTCCTGTCAGTGCGCACTACACCAGGTCAAACCCTTTGGCCGCTGAAAGGTTCACAG GTGGTGGCTGCAGATATTGTATCATTCCTTGAGCTTAACCCACAATATAACCAGCTTGTCATCCATGGATTCTCTGTTGGTGGCTACATTTGGGGTGAAGTTTTGGTGCGGCTGACAGATCTTGGGATTGCAAGAGGTTCACCGTCTCCCTCCCCATATGATGCTCTGGCTGCCAGAATTAAGGGTTGCATCTGGGACAGTGCTTGTGAATTCACGGAACTTCCGAGGGGGGTGTCTAAAGCCCTGTTTCCAAATCAGAATATGCTCCAAAATGCCTTGGAAAGCTATGCCAA GTATCATATGAAGGTTTTCTATGAGAAAGCCACCCAGCACCATATCAGAGCCAGCCAGCTGTTTCATAGTGCTGCTATCAGAAGTCCTGCCCTGCTACTTTTTTCAAAGTCTGATCCCATAGGCACAGCAACCGCCAACATAGCTCTTTACAAGGAATGGAAAGACCTTGGAATGCAG GTTTATACTAAATGCTGGGAGAAATCAGCACATGTAGCGCATTATCTCAACCATCCTCATGAGTACATCGCCGAAGTTACttcatttttacagaaaattaGACTCATTCCAGACGAGGAGAAAAACCAAGAAAAAGTGAAAgtcaaaaatgtttaa